In Poecile atricapillus isolate bPoeAtr1 chromosome W, bPoeAtr1.hap1, whole genome shotgun sequence, one DNA window encodes the following:
- the LOC131591799 gene encoding interferon-related developmental regulator 1-like, with protein sequence MPKPKKRGSNHQRGAGGQPRNVQPFSDEDASIETMSHCSGFSDPASFTEDGPEVDEEATQEDLEYKLKGFIDLTLDKSAKTRQAALESLKSAFSSKILYEFIMERRMTLTDSIERCIKKGKSDEQCAAAGLACLLCVQMGSGIESEEIFKTLGPVLKKIVCDGTASIQARQACATCLGICCFIVTDDITELYSTMECLENIFTKAYQRDRDTNGVSSTHNTVLHVSALLAWTLLLTICPMNEVKKKIEMHLHKLPSLLSCDDLNMRIAAGETLALLFELARETDADFFYEDMDLLTEKLRALATDGNKHRAKVDKRKQRSVFRDVLRAVEERDFPTEMVKFGPERMYIDCWVKKQTYETFKEILGSGMQYHLQSNDFLRNVFELGPPVMLDAATLKTMKISRFERHLYNSAAFKARTKARSKCRDKRADVGEFF encoded by the exons ATGCCCAAGCCTAAGAAGCGGGGGAGCAACCACCAGCGCGGAGCCG GTGGTCAGCCCAGAAATGTGCAGCCTTTTAGTGATGAAGATGCTTCAATTGAAACTATGAGCCACTGCAGTGGCTTCAGTGATCCTGCTAGCTTCACTGAGGATG GGCCTGAAGTTGATGAAGAAGCCACTCAAGAAGACTTAGAATACAAGTTGAAGGGATTTATTGATCTTACATTGGACAAGAG TGCAAAGACAAGACAAGCAGCCCTTGAAAGTCTGAAAAGtgcattttcttctaaaatactATATGAATTTATCATGGAAAGGAGAATGACTCTAACTGATAGCATTGAGCGCTGCATAAAGAAAG GTAAGAGTGATGAAcagtgtgcagctgctggacTGGCGTGTCTGCTGTGTGTGCAGATGGGGTCAGGAATTGAAAGCGAGGAGATTTTTAAGACACTTGGTCCAGTGCTGAAGAAGATTGTCTGTGATGGAACAGCCAGTATCCAAGCCAGACAGGCT tGTGCAACCTGCTTAGGGATTTGCTGTTTCATTGTGACTGATGACATTACG GAACTGTACTCTACTATGGAATGCCTGGAAAACATCTTCACAAAGGCATATCAGCGAGATAGAGACACTAATGGTGTATCAAGTACCCATAATACTGTGCTTCATGTCAGTGCTCTCTTAGCATGGACATTGTTGTTGACCATTTGTCCAATGAatgaagtgaagaaaaaaattgaaat GCACTTGCATAAACTTCCAAGTCTGCTGTCTTGTGATGATCTCAACATGAGAATAGCTGCTGGAGAAACGCTAGCACTTCTGTTTGAACTGGCACGGGAAACAGATGCT GATTTCTTTTATGAAGATATGGACCTTCTAACAGAGAAACTAAGAGCTCTGGCTACTGATGGAAACAAGCACCGGGCCAAAGTGGATAAAAGAAAGCAGCGATCTGTCTTCAGAGATGTTCTACGGGCTGTTGAG GAGCGTGACTTTCCTACAGAGATGGTGAAGTTTGGACCTGAGCGCATGTATATTGACTGCTGGGTTAAAAAACAAACTTACGAGACATTCAAGGAGATTCTGGGCTCGGGGATGCAATATCATTTGCAG TCAAATGACTTTCTTCGGAATGTGTTTGAGCTTGGTCCACCAGTAATGCTGGATGCTGCCACCCTTAAAACAATGAAGATATCCCGTTTTGAAAGG caCTTGTACAACTCTGCAGCATTCAAGGCTCGGACAAAGGCTAGAAGTAAATGTCGTGATAAAAGAGCAGATgtgggggaatttttttag